Proteins co-encoded in one Sinobacterium norvegicum genomic window:
- a CDS encoding L-serine ammonia-lyase: protein MHGVFDIFKIGIGPSSSHTLGPMKAAKQFVDDLKEVVELHRVTDISVDVYGSLSLTGKGHNTDSAIILGLAGFEPEFVDLDTIPHFLQNVKDSQRLSIDLGAHSVSFGPLAINFINQPLPLHENGMSIHAFVGAEKVFSKTYFSTGGGFIVDEENFHSQGEQQQALPYPFTSAHELIDLCLRNNISISTLMMRNEQSLAEQPQIDQRLAKIWQIMQEGIERGCATEGFLAGPLRVPRRAPALHRQLLSSGNLAGDPMIIIDWVNMFALAVSEENAAGGRVVTAPTNGAAGIIPAVLAYYDKFIEPVGVEQYSRFICAAAAIGGLYKRNASISGAEVGCQGEIGVSCSMAAAGLTELLGGSPMQVAEAAEIAMEHHLGLTCDPVAGQVQVPCIERNAISSMKAINASRMALRRNTEPMVSLDKVIETMYETGKDMNAKYRETSQGGLALKVAYTCT from the coding sequence GACATTTTCAAAATTGGTATTGGTCCTTCAAGCTCCCACACGTTGGGACCAATGAAAGCGGCAAAGCAATTTGTTGATGATTTAAAAGAAGTCGTCGAATTGCATCGTGTCACCGATATTAGCGTGGATGTGTATGGCTCTCTGTCCTTAACCGGTAAGGGCCATAATACCGATAGTGCGATTATTCTAGGGTTGGCAGGTTTCGAGCCTGAGTTTGTCGACCTCGATACAATCCCCCATTTTTTACAAAACGTTAAAGACAGCCAGCGTCTGAGTATCGATCTCGGTGCGCATTCGGTCAGTTTTGGCCCGCTGGCGATCAACTTTATTAACCAGCCGTTACCGCTGCACGAAAATGGTATGTCTATTCACGCCTTCGTCGGCGCTGAAAAAGTGTTTAGTAAAACTTATTTTTCAACCGGCGGTGGCTTTATCGTCGATGAGGAGAACTTTCATAGCCAGGGTGAGCAACAACAAGCGCTGCCTTACCCCTTTACCAGTGCCCATGAACTGATAGACCTGTGCCTGCGCAATAACATCAGTATTAGCACCTTGATGATGCGCAATGAGCAGAGCCTTGCCGAGCAGCCTCAGATCGATCAGCGTTTGGCGAAAATTTGGCAGATTATGCAGGAGGGGATTGAGCGTGGTTGTGCAACCGAGGGCTTCTTGGCGGGGCCGTTACGTGTACCTCGTCGTGCGCCGGCGCTCCATCGCCAGCTGCTGTCCAGTGGTAACTTGGCAGGCGACCCGATGATTATTATCGACTGGGTGAATATGTTTGCCCTCGCCGTCAGTGAGGAGAATGCAGCCGGTGGCCGAGTTGTCACGGCGCCAACCAATGGTGCTGCCGGCATTATTCCGGCGGTGTTGGCATACTATGATAAATTTATTGAGCCGGTCGGTGTCGAGCAATATAGCCGGTTTATCTGCGCTGCAGCGGCCATTGGCGGCCTGTATAAACGCAATGCCTCTATTTCGGGTGCCGAGGTAGGGTGTCAGGGAGAGATCGGTGTGTCCTGCTCGATGGCGGCGGCGGGCTTAACTGAATTACTCGGTGGCAGTCCGATGCAGGTGGCTGAGGCTGCTGAAATAGCCATGGAGCACCACTTAGGCTTGACCTGCGATCCGGTGGCTGGCCAGGTACAGGTACCTTGCATCGAGCGTAATGCGATCTCGTCGATGAAGGCGATTAATGCCTCTCGCATGGCGTTGCGTCGCAATACCGAGCCGATGGTATCGCTCGATAAGGTGATTGAGACCATGTACGAAACCGGCAAAGATATGAATGCAAAGTATCGCGAGACCTCGCAGGGTGGCTTGGCGCTAAAGGTTGCCTATACCTGTACGTAA
- a CDS encoding sigma-70 family RNA polymerase sigma factor: MAAETDKKPSKDAILWQQCLIRIGDEQDEQAFSQLFDIFAPKIRAFSLAAQPGASMVADELVQDVMLKIWNKAHLYQPKKAAASTWIFTLARNARIDYLRKNGRYSSDIDPEDIYLNIVDESQDVFAATQQKQDEDNIRLSMAQLPVDQQQVLAKVYMEGKSHQQTANDLALPLGTVKSRVRLALSKLEVIMRRAL; the protein is encoded by the coding sequence ATGGCCGCTGAAACAGATAAAAAACCGTCGAAAGATGCGATATTGTGGCAGCAATGCCTGATCCGTATCGGCGATGAGCAAGATGAGCAGGCATTCAGCCAATTGTTTGATATTTTTGCGCCCAAGATACGCGCCTTTAGTCTGGCGGCACAGCCTGGCGCCTCCATGGTTGCCGATGAATTGGTACAGGATGTAATGCTGAAGATTTGGAACAAGGCGCACCTTTATCAACCGAAAAAGGCCGCCGCTTCTACTTGGATTTTCACTCTGGCCAGAAATGCCCGTATCGATTATCTGCGCAAGAACGGCCGCTATTCATCGGACATAGATCCAGAGGATATATACCTCAATATTGTCGACGAAAGCCAAGATGTTTTCGCCGCCACACAGCAGAAGCAAGATGAAGATAATATTCGACTTTCGATGGCTCAGTTGCCGGTAGATCAGCAGCAGGTGTTGGCCAAGGTCTATATGGAAGGCAAGAGTCATCAGCAAACAGCCAATGACTTGGCACTGCCCTTAGGGACGGTGAAGTCGAGAGTGAGATTAGCATTGAGCAAACTAGAAGTAATTATGAGGAGAGCGTTATGA